A genomic window from Tolypothrix sp. PCC 7910 includes:
- a CDS encoding helix-turn-helix domain-containing protein: MSSYLSELYEFDNYDKAESKFLTAFQRKVLLKNLQIDLPSEYRRRIEIMLLADRGKTQIQICQLLGCSQHMARYWIGMAKSGLAHKWHEQPIGRPRSANEAYLERLKELVNHSPRDYGYSFHCWTALWLSKHLANEFGVEISDRHINRLLKQMGLSTKQRNNNRQAVANHIKDSAITIDDLQLPCEPSLQWSLNLSSNNN, from the coding sequence ATGTCCAGTTACCTGAGCGAACTTTACGAATTTGATAATTATGATAAAGCTGAAAGCAAGTTCCTTACAGCTTTTCAGCGCAAGGTATTACTTAAGAATCTGCAAATAGATCTGCCCTCAGAATACCGTCGGCGGATTGAAATTATGTTGCTGGCAGATAGGGGAAAAACTCAAATTCAAATCTGCCAGTTACTAGGTTGTTCTCAGCATATGGCGCGCTATTGGATTGGTATGGCTAAGTCTGGTTTAGCTCACAAATGGCATGAGCAACCAATAGGTAGACCCCGTAGTGCTAACGAGGCATACTTAGAAAGATTGAAGGAATTAGTAAATCATAGTCCGCGGGATTATGGCTATTCTTTTCATTGTTGGACTGCTCTTTGGTTAAGCAAACATTTAGCAAATGAATTTGGTGTAGAAATTAGCGATCGCCACATCAATCGGCTGCTGAAACAAATGGGTTTATCTACAAAACAGAGAAATAACAACCGCCAAGCAGTAGCTAATCACATTAAAGATTCTGCAATTACTATTGATGACTTGCAATTACCTTGTGAGCCGAGTTTGCAATGGTCGCTGAATTTGAGTAGCAACAATAACTAA
- a CDS encoding MarC family protein — protein sequence MDTSVLVQTFIAVFVLADAVGNIPIVLILTKGMTPEERNRVIDKAIVVAIAVLLLFVFTGQLILTYLEISMASLRVAGGLLLLLVALQMLRGKLDTPILEEGRDVAITPLALPLLAGPGTLTTVMLLTSQSQLPYLGVVLGIVSAMFISWLILRLGTYIDKWIGAEGGVIITQLFGFLLAALAVEIGSTGIRELFLK from the coding sequence GTGGATACCTCAGTTCTCGTTCAAACATTTATTGCTGTATTTGTGCTAGCAGATGCGGTAGGTAATATACCCATAGTGTTGATTTTGACCAAAGGTATGACCCCAGAAGAAAGAAACAGAGTTATAGATAAAGCGATTGTCGTTGCGATCGCAGTTCTGTTACTCTTTGTGTTCACTGGGCAATTAATTTTGACCTATTTGGAAATCAGCATGGCATCTTTGCGAGTAGCTGGGGGATTATTGTTACTGTTAGTTGCTTTGCAAATGCTGCGGGGAAAATTAGATACGCCCATTTTAGAAGAAGGGCGTGATGTTGCAATTACGCCTTTAGCTTTACCATTACTAGCCGGGCCGGGAACTTTAACAACAGTCATGTTATTAACCTCACAATCTCAACTACCCTATCTCGGTGTAGTTTTAGGTATTGTATCGGCAATGTTCATTAGTTGGTTAATTCTGCGTTTGGGAACCTATATCGACAAGTGGATTGGTGCTGAAGGCGGGGTGATTATAACTCAGTTATTTGGGTTTCTCTTAGCGGCGCTAGCGGTAGAAATTGGTAGTACAGGAATACGCGAATTATTCTTGAAATAA
- a CDS encoding carbon-nitrogen hydrolase family protein: protein MKPYLAAAIQLTSVPDLYKNLAQAEELIELAVRRGAELVSLPENFSFMGEEKDKLAQAEAIARESEIFLKKMAQRFQVTILGGSFPVPVENTSKFYNTTILVDSNGQELSRYYKVHLFDVNVPDGNTYQESSTVMAGTQLPPVYFSETLGNLGLSICYDVRFPELYRHLADKGADVIFVPAAFTAFTGKDHWQTLLQARAIENTCYVIAPAQTGTHYARRQTHGHAMIIDPWGTILADAGEKPGIAIAEIRPTRLEQVRRQMPSLQHRVFS from the coding sequence ATGAAGCCTTATTTAGCAGCTGCTATCCAATTAACCAGTGTGCCTGATTTATACAAAAACTTAGCACAGGCAGAAGAATTAATTGAACTTGCCGTGCGTCGGGGTGCTGAATTGGTGAGTTTGCCAGAAAACTTTTCCTTTATGGGGGAAGAAAAAGACAAACTTGCACAAGCAGAAGCGATCGCACGGGAAAGCGAAATATTTCTCAAAAAAATGGCCCAGCGCTTTCAAGTCACCATTCTGGGCGGTAGTTTTCCAGTTCCCGTAGAGAACACAAGCAAATTTTATAACACAACTATACTTGTAGACTCCAACGGTCAAGAACTTTCTCGCTATTACAAAGTACATCTATTTGATGTCAATGTCCCAGATGGTAACACCTATCAAGAATCAAGCACAGTCATGGCTGGAACGCAGCTACCACCTGTGTATTTTTCCGAAACCCTCGGTAATTTGGGACTTTCGATTTGCTATGATGTACGTTTCCCAGAATTGTACAGACACTTGGCAGACAAAGGAGCCGATGTGATTTTTGTCCCTGCTGCCTTTACAGCCTTTACTGGTAAAGATCATTGGCAAACCTTACTCCAAGCCAGAGCAATTGAAAACACCTGTTATGTCATTGCTCCCGCGCAAACAGGTACTCACTACGCCAGAAGACAAACCCACGGACACGCCATGATTATCGACCCTTGGGGTACGATTTTAGCGGATGCAGGAGAGAAACCAGGAATTGCGATCGCAGAAATTAGACCCACTCGCCTAGAACAAGTCCGCCGCCAAATGCCTTCTTTGCAACATCGTGTATTCAGCTAA
- a CDS encoding filamentous hemagglutinin N-terminal domain-containing protein: MFKNSESSSFLLITHKIKQPILILFYILYLLIINQSKTFAQIIPDNNLPSPSITVTSGNVIEIQGGTQVGTNLFHSFEQFSLNIGNTAFFNNPLAINNIITRVTGNSISQIDGLIRTNGQANLFLINPNGIIFGTNASLNIGGSFFASTANSVKFSDGSIYSAVNPQQQTLLTINTPLGLQYGVNPGNITVQGSGNQLFVNEFFATSRENRPVGLEVKAGNTLALVGGDVYLAGGNLTAGQSRVEVGAVKDSFVTINYNNPGLNLSYEGVNNFADINLNAAASIDVSGDGSGHVQVIGKNINLTDGSAILANTEHDLNGGSIKIKAAELLNVSGFNSDSGFSTIISTDVSPEASGNGGSIDIVAQKLTVTDGGQISSTTFGLGTGGTVNIQAEDIELASGGALGPSGIFASTDSGGGNAGKIAIATNNLLVTDGAQISTTSWFGAGNGGEIQITAKKAQFIGTAFGEFPSGLLASTYSDGNGGNIFLNTDSLEVKNGAQIQNSAFSAGNAGQLKITATNIEFSGTDSGKIASGLFSNVEKGATGNGGLLKVTTENLNLFDGAAIVAKTAGSGNAGKIEIVAKNIEVRGTSDNPLPTIIAANVQSQATGTGGELNINTDTLHLSNGGQIATSTFGKGNAGILTIQANDINLSGFISGASSGLFSNAVTNSGNGGQLNISTDKLTIQDGATIAASNFSSRNPNLAPGTGLAGDIKIDARLIELFDSTASNLKSSINATTFNGGGGNIQINTKESLVASNNSLITADTKGNANGGTIRVNTNLLSLNSGANLSTNSTGLGQAGDIFITANQLHANQGLITATATQSGGGNITLNNNVLFLRNNSLISSSVTDSTGGGGNLFINSDFIISHNNSDMRANAIFGAGGNIQIHTQGLFHNQDSEIDASSKFGIDGVVKITNPEEVQKIAIAELPKDMVDVTQLVAKACSASKANEFVITGKGGLPENPTDMLRGQTVWTDLRQLSTSSNIQNKLGAANQEKLASTSPTPTQIIEAQGWVINGDGTIELVAHSPEVPSVIPVSYAAKCTGS; encoded by the coding sequence ATGTTTAAAAATTCCGAAAGTAGCAGCTTCTTGTTGATAACTCATAAAATTAAGCAGCCTATTCTAATTTTATTTTACATTTTATATCTATTAATTATTAATCAATCGAAGACATTTGCACAAATTATCCCAGATAACAACCTGCCATCACCTTCCATAACTGTTACGTCAGGTAACGTAATTGAAATTCAAGGTGGAACTCAAGTAGGTACTAACCTTTTTCATAGCTTTGAGCAATTTTCTCTCAACATAGGCAATACGGCTTTTTTTAATAATCCTTTAGCAATTAATAATATTATTACTCGTGTCACAGGCAATTCGATTTCTCAAATTGATGGTTTAATTCGTACTAATGGGCAAGCAAATTTATTTTTAATTAACCCCAACGGCATTATTTTTGGTACTAATGCTAGCTTAAATATTGGTGGTTCTTTTTTTGCAAGTACAGCGAATAGCGTTAAATTTTCTGATGGCAGTATTTATAGTGCAGTTAATCCGCAACAACAAACTTTATTAACTATCAATACTCCTCTTGGCTTGCAGTATGGAGTAAACCCGGGAAATATTACTGTACAAGGGTCAGGTAATCAATTATTTGTGAATGAGTTTTTTGCAACTTCTAGAGAAAATCGACCTGTAGGATTAGAGGTAAAAGCTGGTAATACTCTGGCATTAGTTGGTGGTGATGTTTATTTAGCAGGTGGGAATTTAACAGCAGGGCAAAGTAGAGTGGAAGTTGGCGCTGTTAAAGATAGTTTCGTTACTATTAATTACAATAATCCCGGCTTAAATTTGAGTTACGAGGGAGTAAATAATTTTGCAGATATTAATCTCAATGCGGCTGCTTCGATAGATGTGAGTGGCGATGGTAGCGGTCATGTTCAAGTTATCGGTAAAAATATTAATTTAACCGATGGTTCGGCAATTTTAGCCAATACTGAACATGATTTAAATGGAGGGAGTATCAAGATTAAAGCTGCAGAATTACTCAATGTTAGTGGGTTTAATAGTGATTCTGGTTTTTCGACAATTATCTCTACCGATGTGTCTCCAGAAGCTAGCGGTAATGGTGGTAGCATCGATATTGTTGCTCAGAAATTAACTGTAACTGATGGTGGGCAAATTAGTAGTACAACCTTTGGGTTAGGAACTGGCGGAACAGTTAATATTCAAGCAGAAGATATAGAACTAGCTTCCGGTGGAGCTTTGGGCCCTAGTGGGATATTCGCTAGCACTGATTCTGGTGGTGGTAATGCGGGAAAAATTGCGATCGCAACTAATAATCTACTAGTTACTGATGGCGCGCAAATATCAACTACTAGTTGGTTTGGTGCAGGTAATGGTGGGGAAATTCAGATTACGGCTAAAAAAGCACAATTTATCGGTACTGCTTTTGGAGAGTTTCCTAGTGGTTTATTAGCTAGTACTTATTCTGATGGTAATGGCGGTAATATTTTCCTTAATACTGACAGCTTAGAAGTTAAAAATGGCGCACAAATTCAAAATAGTGCATTTTCTGCTGGTAATGCAGGGCAATTAAAAATTACAGCTACAAATATAGAATTCAGTGGTACAGATTCCGGCAAAATTGCTAGTGGTTTGTTTAGCAATGTTGAAAAAGGTGCAACAGGTAATGGAGGTTTGTTAAAAGTTACAACTGAGAATTTGAATTTATTTGATGGTGCGGCGATAGTTGCCAAAACTGCTGGTTCCGGAAATGCTGGAAAGATAGAAATTGTAGCTAAAAATATAGAAGTTAGAGGAACATCTGATAATCCGCTGCCGACAATAATTGCCGCAAACGTTCAAAGTCAGGCGACAGGTACAGGGGGTGAATTAAATATTAATACTGATACTCTGCATTTAAGTAATGGTGGACAAATTGCAACCAGCACGTTTGGTAAAGGTAATGCCGGGATTTTAACTATTCAAGCTAATGATATAAATTTAAGTGGTTTTATTTCTGGTGCTAGTAGTGGCTTATTCAGTAATGCTGTTACCAATAGTGGTAATGGTGGTCAGTTAAATATATCAACAGATAAACTGACTATTCAAGATGGTGCAACCATTGCTGCTAGTAACTTTTCTAGTCGTAACCCTAATCTTGCACCAGGAACAGGTTTAGCAGGTGATATCAAGATTGATGCTCGATTAATTGAGCTTTTTGATAGTACTGCTTCCAATCTTAAAAGTAGTATTAATGCTACTACTTTTAATGGCGGTGGGGGGAATATTCAAATAAATACGAAAGAATCTCTAGTTGCTAGTAATAATAGTTTAATCACTGCAGACACAAAAGGTAATGCTAATGGTGGCACCATTAGAGTTAATACTAATTTGCTGTCATTGAACAGTGGAGCTAACTTGAGTACCAATAGTACAGGATTAGGTCAAGCTGGTGATATTTTTATTACCGCTAATCAATTACATGCAAATCAAGGGTTAATTACTGCTACTGCTACTCAGTCAGGTGGTGGCAATATTACTTTGAATAATAATGTCCTCTTTTTGCGGAACAATAGCCTCATTAGTAGCAGCGTTACTGATAGTACGGGAGGCGGAGGTAATCTTTTTATTAATAGTGATTTTATCATCAGTCACAATAATAGTGATATGAGAGCTAACGCTATTTTTGGCGCTGGAGGTAATATCCAAATTCACACCCAAGGACTTTTTCACAATCAAGATAGCGAAATTGATGCAAGTTCTAAATTTGGGATTGATGGTGTAGTTAAAATAACTAACCCAGAAGAAGTTCAAAAGATTGCCATTGCAGAATTACCAAAGGATATGGTGGATGTTACTCAGTTAGTAGCTAAAGCTTGTAGCGCTAGTAAAGCAAACGAGTTTGTGATCACCGGAAAGGGAGGATTACCAGAAAATCCTACTGATATGCTGAGAGGACAAACAGTTTGGACAGATTTGCGACAATTATCTACAAGCAGTAATATACAAAATAAATTAGGAGCAGCAAACCAAGAAAAGCTGGCTTCAACTTCTCCAACCCCAACACAAATTATTGAGGCTCAAGGATGGGTAATTAATGGCGATGGCACTATAGAATTAGTGGCTCATTCACCAGAGGTACCTTCTGTAATACCTGTCAGTTATGCGGCTAAATGTACTGGCTCTTAA
- a CDS encoding NF038122 family metalloprotease → MSSQKQNSYKCTKTNNFPQLITLALASTIIISHTLPAQAVTFNFTYDPGVTYDQKTAFEFAGRYWADYLSDDATVNIHVDFVSSSKLPKRMLGGAIPAFVNNVSYNSFWNALNNDRQSEFDYTAVSNLSSSTQWQSIFQNLQQQTLTLSNNTITLTQANAKALNLIDKNSTALDGLIILNQLDNTGYGWENSGYTSTSVNNWFRKPFDLYSVAVHEIGHILGFVSSIDGINAKNYNDLDLRKKLFTPFDLFRYSDSSKTQGLSELSNSNASYFSIDGGISNIGYLSTGQDTSIKGDGFQGSHWKNYTNSIGVMAPALRVGAVREADERDLNVLDVIGWNRKFRTYSDFTLDSQAQYAALWAKEVNRNVDITNMLQQNRWGGTSTTSTLNQTQDLVSILAEQGVFETGGFWDTIDQQENVTSVPEPVNNAGLIGIGLLGLIGLKLKKFSRHYLNSI, encoded by the coding sequence ATGTCATCCCAGAAGCAGAACAGTTATAAATGTACTAAAACTAATAATTTTCCTCAATTAATAACGCTAGCGCTAGCATCAACTATTATCATCAGTCATACCTTACCAGCCCAAGCAGTAACATTTAACTTTACATATGATCCAGGTGTGACTTACGACCAAAAAACTGCTTTTGAATTTGCAGGAAGATACTGGGCTGATTACCTCAGTGATGATGCCACTGTTAACATTCACGTTGATTTTGTCTCTTCGAGTAAATTACCCAAAAGAATGCTTGGTGGAGCTATTCCAGCGTTTGTAAATAATGTGAGCTATAACTCTTTTTGGAATGCATTGAATAATGACCGCCAATCTGAATTTGATTACACTGCTGTCAGCAATTTATCTTCAAGTACACAATGGCAGTCTATTTTTCAAAATCTACAGCAACAAACACTCACGCTTTCTAATAACACAATCACTTTAACTCAAGCCAACGCCAAAGCATTAAATTTAATTGACAAAAATAGCACTGCCTTAGATGGGCTGATCATTTTAAATCAGTTAGATAATACTGGTTATGGATGGGAAAACAGCGGTTATACGAGTACTAGCGTCAATAACTGGTTCAGGAAACCATTTGACCTCTACAGTGTTGCTGTTCACGAAATCGGACATATCTTAGGATTTGTTAGTAGTATTGATGGGATTAATGCTAAAAACTACAATGATTTAGATTTACGTAAAAAACTGTTTACTCCCTTTGATTTATTCCGTTATTCTGACTCTAGTAAAACTCAAGGTTTATCAGAATTGAGTAACAGTAATGCTAGTTACTTCTCTATTGATGGTGGTATTAGTAACATAGGTTATTTATCTACTGGTCAGGATACTAGCATTAAGGGTGATGGCTTTCAGGGAAGTCATTGGAAAAATTACACTAATAGTATTGGTGTCATGGCACCAGCTTTGCGTGTTGGCGCTGTGCGTGAAGCCGATGAACGAGACCTCAACGTTTTAGATGTGATTGGTTGGAACAGAAAATTTAGGACTTATAGTGATTTCACATTAGATTCACAAGCCCAATATGCTGCTTTATGGGCAAAAGAAGTTAACCGTAATGTCGATATTACGAATATGTTACAACAAAATCGTTGGGGTGGTACTAGCACTACTAGTACCTTAAATCAAACACAAGACCTGGTTAGCATTCTCGCCGAACAAGGTGTTTTTGAAACGGGTGGTTTTTGGGACACTATCGATCAACAAGAGAATGTTACTTCTGTTCCTGAACCAGTGAATAATGCTGGATTAATTGGTATTGGCTTATTAGGCTTGATTGGTTTGAAATTGAAAAAGTTTTCTCGCCATTATCTAAATTCTATATAA
- a CDS encoding CHAT domain-containing protein, translating to MQKNKKLIYSFAYTINLGLLTLFVVTTGIPAQANINLRSEIQDGKITTGSVLNPNSLLEQGRIQFASGRFTEAAKLWEAASVAFAEQGDTINQAWSLSYLSLALQNLGDWQKAEVSITNSLNLLQRLNSKHQDHAAIWAVAFNTLGNLRLAKGQGEAALQAWQDAEKNYAQVGDDAGKLGSQINQAQALQALGFYRRAQKLLIAINQKLQNQPDSIIKVKALQSLGVVLQQVGNLKQSQEILKQSLAISTRLNATDNIGDVLFSLGNTARDLQQTAEALDYYQQVLAKATNPQLHLEAQLNQLSLYLDNAQVPAANTLLPEIKSQLENLPPSRMSIYATVNFARSLAKLTKLDSSNQDLAKEAAVTLARAIQQADTLSDLRAKAYALNELGKLYFEQQQLSDALQLTQKALTIAQEINAADIAYQASWQVGRILKIKGNAEGAIAAYSFSVKTLKSLRSDLVAINRDVQFSFQESVEPVYRELVDLLLQSHPSQKNLKQARETIEALQLAELDNFFHEACLNGKPEQIDQIDKNAAVIYPIILGDRLEVIVSISGQLLINYKTDISKAEIEKTIKQMRQSLNPAFSQETALSVSQKLYDLLIRPAESQLANSKIKTLTFVLDGSLRNLPMAALYDGKNYLVEKYSLALSPGMQLLQAHSLKRDNIKVITAALSEARQGFKALPAVKSEVTEISAEISSQLLLNEEFTDTNLQTAIKSIPFSVLHLATHGQFSSKSDDTFILSWDGKINVKELSEFLKSRNEVNSIPVELMVLSACQTAKGDNRAILGLAGVAVRSGARSTLATLWAVQDESTAKFMVEFYKHLKKPGIGKAEALRQTQLTFLQDANFQHPYYWSAFVLVGNWL from the coding sequence ATGCAAAAAAATAAAAAGCTCATTTACTCTTTCGCTTATACAATCAACTTAGGGTTGCTGACATTATTTGTCGTCACAACAGGTATTCCAGCCCAAGCAAATATCAATTTGCGCTCAGAAATTCAGGATGGGAAAATTACAACAGGCTCGGTCTTAAATCCCAATTCCCTGCTGGAACAAGGTAGAATTCAGTTTGCCTCAGGACGCTTTACCGAAGCAGCAAAACTTTGGGAAGCTGCGTCTGTGGCTTTTGCAGAACAAGGTGACACTATCAACCAAGCTTGGAGTTTGAGTTATCTATCTTTAGCCTTACAAAACTTGGGAGATTGGCAAAAGGCGGAAGTTTCAATTACTAACAGTCTCAATCTTCTACAACGCTTGAACAGCAAACATCAAGATCATGCAGCCATTTGGGCAGTAGCTTTCAATACTTTAGGAAATCTCCGACTTGCCAAAGGACAGGGAGAAGCGGCTTTACAAGCTTGGCAAGATGCAGAAAAAAATTATGCACAAGTGGGTGATGATGCGGGGAAGCTAGGTAGCCAAATTAACCAAGCCCAAGCACTACAAGCTTTAGGATTTTATCGCAGAGCGCAGAAGTTGTTAATAGCCATCAATCAAAAACTGCAAAATCAGCCAGATTCCATCATTAAAGTGAAAGCCTTGCAAAGCTTAGGAGTAGTTTTGCAGCAGGTGGGAAATTTAAAGCAATCTCAGGAAATTTTAAAGCAAAGTTTAGCAATTAGCACTCGCCTGAACGCTACAGACAATATCGGCGATGTTCTTTTTAGCTTGGGAAATACAGCTAGAGACTTACAACAAACTGCAGAGGCTTTAGATTATTATCAACAAGTGCTAGCTAAGGCAACTAATCCCCAACTACACCTAGAAGCACAACTCAATCAACTCAGCCTGTATTTAGACAATGCACAAGTACCAGCAGCTAATACTCTATTACCTGAAATTAAATCACAATTAGAGAATCTACCGCCTAGCCGGATGTCTATCTATGCCACAGTTAATTTCGCGCGTAGTTTGGCTAAGTTGACAAAACTGGATAGCAGCAATCAAGATTTAGCTAAAGAAGCTGCAGTAACTTTAGCACGTGCAATACAACAAGCTGACACATTGAGCGATTTGCGTGCTAAAGCTTATGCCTTAAATGAATTAGGAAAATTATATTTTGAGCAGCAGCAGTTATCTGATGCTTTGCAACTCACCCAAAAAGCATTGACAATTGCTCAAGAAATTAACGCTGCAGATATTGCTTATCAAGCTTCCTGGCAAGTTGGGCGCATTCTCAAAATTAAAGGTAACGCTGAAGGTGCGATCGCAGCTTATAGTTTTTCCGTCAAAACTCTCAAGTCTCTGCGTAGCGATTTAGTTGCAATTAACCGTGATGTCCAGTTCTCCTTTCAAGAGAGTGTGGAACCGGTTTATCGGGAATTAGTTGATTTATTACTACAATCTCACCCCAGCCAAAAAAACTTAAAGCAAGCGCGAGAAACCATTGAAGCGCTACAACTCGCTGAATTAGATAATTTCTTCCACGAAGCTTGTTTAAATGGTAAACCCGAGCAAATCGACCAAATCGACAAAAATGCAGCTGTTATTTACCCCATTATTTTAGGCGATCGCTTAGAAGTTATTGTATCGATTTCTGGGCAACTCTTAATTAACTACAAAACTGACATCTCAAAAGCGGAGATAGAAAAGACTATCAAACAGATGCGTCAATCTCTCAACCCTGCTTTTTCTCAAGAGACTGCTTTATCTGTCTCCCAAAAACTGTACGACTTACTTATCCGTCCCGCAGAATCGCAGTTAGCCAATAGTAAAATCAAAACTTTGACCTTTGTTTTAGATGGTTCATTGCGGAATTTACCAATGGCGGCTTTGTATGATGGCAAAAATTATTTAGTAGAGAAATATAGCTTGGCTTTATCGCCAGGAATGCAATTATTGCAAGCCCACTCACTCAAGCGAGATAATATTAAAGTTATTACAGCCGCACTCAGCGAAGCACGCCAAGGGTTTAAAGCTTTACCAGCAGTTAAATCAGAAGTCACAGAAATTAGCGCTGAAATTTCTTCACAGCTACTTTTGAATGAAGAATTTACCGACACTAACCTGCAAACAGCTATTAAATCAATTCCTTTTTCGGTATTACATCTTGCTACTCATGGTCAGTTTAGCAGTAAGTCAGATGACACTTTTATACTCAGCTGGGATGGCAAGATTAACGTTAAAGAATTAAGTGAGTTTCTCAAATCCAGAAATGAAGTAAATTCTATACCTGTAGAATTAATGGTTCTCAGTGCTTGCCAAACTGCCAAAGGAGACAATCGCGCAATATTAGGCTTGGCTGGTGTAGCAGTACGTTCTGGCGCACGCAGTACTCTAGCTACTTTGTGGGCAGTACAAGACGAGTCTACAGCCAAATTTATGGTTGAGTTTTATAAACATCTTAAAAAACCTGGAATTGGTAAAGCAGAAGCTTTGCGACAAACTCAACTGACTTTTTTACAAGATGCTAATTTTCAGCACCCCTATTATTGGTCAGCATTTGTGTTGGTAGGAAACTGGCTATAG
- a CDS encoding response regulator, which yields MKSINVEEATIMIVDDNQTNLKVLCNAISNYGWEILIATDGQSAIEQAEYAQPDLILLDVMMPGLDGFNTCQILKKNPLTHDIPVIFLSALSDKFDKVQGLLIGGVDYITKPFQKEEVLARVHVHLKIRFLTKQLELQNQQLEQRIEERTTKLSQALDELKQSQLQLVQNEKLSTLGQLVAGVAHEINNPLTSLTGNLHFIGNYLDDLVNHLQLYRKHYSDPPADIVKNAKTIDLEQIIKDLPAMLSYMNLGVERISDISTSLRTFSRTDISHKVDFDIHEGIDSTLLILQHRLKASNKRSQIVVMKNYGEIPLIKCYPGQISQVFMNIISNSIDAFDEKNEKSPEPENTGYEIVIITSFNEYENLLNITFADNGSGIAPELISQIFDQFFTTKSVGKGTGLGLSISKQIVEEKHQGKIQCFSVLGEGTKFIIEIPV from the coding sequence ATGAAGTCTATTAATGTTGAAGAAGCAACTATCATGATTGTTGATGACAATCAAACCAATCTCAAAGTTTTATGTAATGCTATCTCTAACTATGGCTGGGAAATTTTGATTGCAACTGATGGTCAAAGTGCTATTGAACAAGCTGAATATGCCCAGCCAGATTTAATTTTATTAGATGTGATGATGCCAGGGCTGGATGGATTTAATACCTGCCAAATCCTCAAAAAAAATCCTTTAACTCATGATATACCAGTAATTTTTTTGAGCGCTCTATCAGATAAATTTGATAAGGTACAAGGGCTTTTAATTGGAGGTGTAGATTATATTACTAAACCTTTTCAAAAAGAAGAAGTTTTAGCCAGAGTTCATGTACATTTAAAAATACGATTTTTAACCAAACAACTAGAATTACAGAATCAACAGTTAGAGCAGCGGATAGAAGAACGTACAACCAAACTTTCACAAGCGCTGGATGAATTAAAGCAATCTCAACTCCAATTAGTGCAAAACGAAAAATTATCTACTCTCGGTCAATTAGTCGCTGGTGTAGCTCATGAAATTAATAATCCCCTCACTTCTTTAACAGGTAATTTGCATTTTATTGGTAATTATCTAGATGACTTAGTCAACCACTTGCAACTTTATCGTAAACACTATTCAGATCCACCTGCGGATATTGTTAAAAATGCCAAAACGATAGATTTGGAACAAATCATCAAAGATTTGCCAGCAATGCTTTCATATATGAATCTCGGTGTAGAACGCATTAGCGACATTAGCACTAGTTTACGTACCTTTTCCCGTACAGATATATCTCATAAAGTAGATTTCGATATTCATGAAGGTATCGATAGTACTTTGCTAATTCTGCAGCATCGTCTGAAGGCAAGTAATAAGCGATCGCAAATAGTAGTCATGAAGAATTATGGAGAGATACCGCTGATTAAATGCTATCCTGGGCAAATCAGCCAAGTATTTATGAATATTATTTCTAACTCTATTGACGCTTTTGATGAGAAAAATGAAAAATCACCTGAGCCAGAAAATACTGGATATGAAATTGTAATTATAACTAGCTTTAATGAGTATGAAAATTTGCTCAATATCACCTTTGCTGATAATGGTTCTGGAATTGCACCGGAACTTATAAGCCAAATATTTGACCAATTTTTTACTACTAAATCAGTTGGTAAAGGGACTGGCTTAGGTTTATCTATTAGTAAACAGATTGTGGAAGAGAAACACCAAGGCAAAATCCAATGTTTTTCAGTATTAGGAGAAGGCACAAAATTTATCATCGAAATCCCTGTATAA